One region of Eupeodes corollae chromosome 1, idEupCoro1.1, whole genome shotgun sequence genomic DNA includes:
- the LOC129953673 gene encoding uncharacterized protein LOC129953673: MMECVGDLFGLMTLLALPLLVTCGGGGGGVVRDRSDHHSLPHIKCSKEITTQGDQNFTWDQSKNSETNLAISEPVCLYKNGQIFIRECSNGQWTPKKLPKCDHVPQTVWKNHNCPEDLVQIPVYGSSKPLCVKVSNRSVEWSDRLCLGSDVSILDLDDRESDAIHKYLRSLDQVESFWMPVQRAEGNRYNPLVWKLPGKEWGEILTNYKYNELSDKNCLIAAINPFLFALHMSHCNERHHSVCVFKRKNLAIKSVCPQNYGALSYKPNICYGIEWDVEPNQDVRRLSAGEYFDNRNAIRQILDVIDYDDSFLLSPVHINGVRYDLLINKKDKMEIGPGYRSMRYLGVKQMKMDPGAMVELFLKFDAELDGIVLTVYNRNSIWRLDEKDYGFKCFTNADSEATKSVKVKDVIWENSDQTKTMYELKLYGDGPGYYWCEAHTVYNFTHVLSKKIVATRKHKGHTFSTFFDMPCDGKTCQIVHDSKKDLGKQAEKALKTLMNQPREKEKFKELKIHSVRVMNIESIDETLQQINLLCHISASLKNSAVDDSDEVSSEEDDEEEDEQGVRHDTVVRMTIRNFLNDIIKLNNANSSSVNSTEFCFPEALSTNSKNQWLTATRGETATTRDLCLQSNGLPISRKCLGDFLYGAMWDTVNSNHISCIHNIPPKLITSHLFRIDHSKRPNKDPEKAMKDVKAMIRDNFNHLIPADLFYLGRIVRSITTKVIALRSMANTIDPFSLSALSVQSLSKATTSDIISVYNHLMKVNADVIKTSIRLNSTNILLDAFERLIDEVSTTPKLGVTGTSSDNNDAIGQSDLGVVEVRDDEDELIESINYHDGVVVRITPKLIVFVIDPNVANITGLAFYKSASDKDIYRGAIEDNSFRFLHSNQSVEELLEEDDLQFATFFPQTLLDNLDEISILAKNRTLDDLPDPRIVIKIFTNDRLFQEDRDVTDKKVFSKIISVSVPGHERDLPELLPLIMRIPPDNNETEASCRYWDYNTWSKDGIVFLGTAENDTNLVRYGCSHLTPFALLIGGTYNLTASSDNVIVKDIHREALDIITLTGCSLSLIGIIGIFITALIFQTWREKASSKVLLQLSLAIALQMVLFCFVNTEDYTSHLISNHIFSSCVALGACLQYSVLVQFCWMMIIAYLQFMRYVKVFGNTRPKRFFIKSFIIGWGVPLIPVLLVVLLDRQSYIPRESSGSPICYPTGRSLYLGICLPVVLVIVGNLVIFVAIIYNIAYGPAAIRHHDKRKAKSQIRVSVLLFFLLGFTWIFGLLTAMRAGIIFSYLFSITATIQGFVLFVYFILLDPVTRSMWTGFLGRYCGIKTEKNSKDTTTSF; encoded by the exons ATGATGGAATGTGTTGGTGATTTGTTTGGATTAATGACGCTTTTAGCATTGCCACTGTTGGTTACGTgcggtggcggcggcggtggtgttGTCAGGGATCGCAGTGATCATCACAGT CTTCCTCATATTAAATGCAGCAAAGAGATAACAACACAAGGTGATCAGAACTTTACGTGGGACCAGTCGAAAAACAGCGAAACCAACCTAGCCATATCCGAGCCAGTTTGCTTGTACAAAAATGGCCAGATTTTCATAAGGGAATGTTCGAATGGCCAGTGGACACCGAAGAAACTACCCAAATGTGATCATGTGCCACAGACTGTTTGGAAGAATCATAACTGCCCCGAGGATCTAGTCCAGATTCCTGTGTATGGGAGTTCGAAACCTTTGTGTGTCAAGGTATCCAATCGAAGTGTGGAGTGGAGCGATCGGTTGTGCCTTGGATCTGATGTCTCGATCCTTGATCTGGATGATCGCGAAAGTGATGCCATCCACAAGTATCTAAGATCACTCGACCAAGTCGAAAGCTTCTGGATGCCGGTACAGAGAGCCGAGGGCAATAGATACAACCCACTTGTATGGAAGCTGCCTGGCAAAGAGTGGGGTGAAATTCTAACAAACTACAAGTACAATGAGCTTTCTGATAAGAACTGTTTAATTGCGGcaataaatccatttttgtttgctctGCACATGAGTCACTGCAATGAGCGCCATCATTCTGTGTGTGTTTTTAAGCGTAAAAATCTGGCGATAAAATCTGTTTGTCCACAGAATTATGGAGCACTGAGCTATAAGCCAAACATCTGCTATGGCATCGAGTGGGATGTAGAACCGAATCAAGATGTAAGGCGATTGAGTGCCGGCGAGTACTTTGACAACCGCAATGCCATTCGTCAGATTCTCGATGTGATCGACTATGACGATAGTTTCTTGCTTAGTCCGGTGCATATAAATGGCGTGAGGTACGACTtgcttataaacaaaaaagataagaTGGAAATTGGACCGGGTTACCGTTCGATGCGATACTTGGGGGTGAAGCAGATGAAGATGGATCCGGGGGCGATGGTGGAGTTGTTTCTGAAATTCGATGCTGAGCTGGATGGTATTGTACTCACGGTGTATAATAGAAATTCTATTTGGAGATTAGACGAGAAAGACTATGGTTTTAAGTGTTTCACTAACGCCGATTCGGAAGCTACAAAATCGGTGAAGGTAAAGGATGTCATTTGGGAAAATTCCGACCAGACGAAGACCATGTACGAACTGAAACTCTATGGTGATGGCCCGGGATATTATTGGTGCGAAGCTCATACGGTCTATAATTTCACCCATGTGCTGTCGAAGAAGATAGTTGCGACAAGGAAACACAAAGGACACACCTTTTCTACGTTCTTCGATATGCCATGCGATGGGAAAACTTGTCAGATAGTGCACGACAGTAAGAAGGATCTTGGAAAGCAAGCTGAAAAAGCCTTAAAAACTTTGATGAATCAACCACGGGAAAAGGAAAAATTCAAGGAACTGAAGATTCATAGCGTACGAGTGATGAATATAGAATCCATCGATGAGACCCTTCAACAAATAAACCTCTTATGCCACATTTCAGCGTCCCTTAAAAACTCAGCTGTAGACGATAGTGATGAGGTGAGTAGCGAAGAAGACGACGAAGAGGAAGACGAACAAGGTGTTCGCCATGATACCGTGGTTCGTATGACAATCAGAAATTTCTTAAACGACATAATCAAACTGAACAATGCAAACAGTTCGTCGGTTAACAGCACAGAGTTTTGCTTCCCCGAGGCTTTATCGACAAACTCTAAGAATCAATGGCTGACAGCAACCCGTGGTGAAACTGCCACAACCAGAGATCTGTGTTTGCAATCAAATGGTCTCCCGATATCCAGAAAATGTCTTGGAGACTTCCTCTACGGAGCGATGTGGGACACAGTAAACAGCAATCACATTTCATGCATTCACAACATTCCTCCAAAATTGATAACCAGCCATCTCTTTCGCATCGATCATTCTAAGAGACCCAACAAAGATCCCGAAAAGGCGATGAAAGATGTCAAAGCTATGATCCGAGACAATTTCAATCATCTTATCCCAGCTGACCTTTTCTACTTGGGAAGAATCGTGCGGAGTATCACAACTAAAGTGATCGCATTGCGATCAATGGCGAACACAATAGATCCATTCTCGTTGTCAGCTTTGAGCGTACAAAGTTTATCAAAAGCTACAACTAGTGACATTATAAGTGTTTACAATCATTTAATGAAAGTAAATGCAGACGTTATAAAAACTTCAATTAGATTGAATTCAACAAACATCCTGCTTGACGCATTCGAGAGGCTAATTGATGAGGTTTCAACAACACCCAAATTAGGGGTGACAGGCACGAGCAGCGACAACAACGATGCGATTGGTCAGAGCGATCTTGGTGTAGTCGAAGTGAGGGATGATGAAGACGAATTAATTGAAAGCATTAACTATCATGATGGTGTAGTAGTTCGGATTACACCCAAATTGATTGTGTTCGTCATAGATCCAAATGTGGCCAACATAACTGGGCTGGCTTTTTATAAGTCTGCAAGTGATAAGGACATCTATCGAGGTGCGATAGAGGATAAcagttttagatttttacaTTCTAATCAGTCCGTGGAGGAATTGCTCGAGGAGGATGATCTTCAATTTGCTACATTCTTCCCGCAAACTTTGCTCGATAATTTAGACGAGATATCTATTTTAGCGAAGAATCGGACTTTAGACGATCTTCCAGATCCTCGAATTGTCATCAAGATCTTCACAAACGATAGACTCTTTCAAGAAGACCGTGATGTAACGGACAAGAAAGTGTTCAGCAAGATCATTTCGGTGTCTGTTCCAGGACATGAACGAGATCTTCCTGAGCTTTTACCTCTGATAATGAGAATACCTCCGGATAACAATGAAACTGAAGCCAGTTGTCGCTATTGGGACTACAACACTTGGTCTAAGGATGGAATAGTGTTTCTGGGAACAGCAGAAAATGACACCAACTTAGTTCGGTATGGTTGTTCTCACTTGACACCGTTTGCCCTTCTTATCGGGGGAACTTACAATCTGACAGCTTCATCTGACAACGTCATCGTCAAGGACATTCATCGAGAGGCATTGGACATCATTACTCTCACAGGATGTTCCCTGTCATTGATTGGAATTATAGGAATTTTCATCACAGCGCTTATATTTCAAACATGGCGAGAGAAGGCTTCCTCAAAAGTTCTACTACAGCTATCGCTGGCCATTGCTCTGCAAATGGTCCTCTTTTGCTTCGTCAACACCGAGGATTACACCTCGCATCTGATATCAAATCACATATTCTCAAGTTGTGTAGCTTTGGGAGCTTGCTTGCAGTACTCAGTGCTGGTTCAATTCTGCTGGATGATGATCATAGCCTATCTTCAGTTCATGAGATATGTCAAGGTCTTTGGTAACACTCGGCCTAAGCGGTTCTTTATAAAGTCATTTATCATTGGATGGGGAGTGCCGCTGATACCGGTACTGTTGGTAGTCCTGCTCGATCGACAATCATACATTCCACGTGAAAGTTCCGGATCACCGATCTGTTATCCGACCGGAAGATCACTCTATCTGGGAATATGTTTGCCTGTTGTTCTAGTGATCGTTGGAAATCTTGTAATCTTCGTTGCGATCATCTATAATATAGCTTATGGGCCAGCAGCGATAAGGCATCATGACAAACGAAAAGCAAAGTCACAGATAAGGGTGTCAGTTTTGCTGTTCTTTTTGCTCGGATTCACATGGATATTTGGCTTATTGACCGCCATGAGAGCTGGCATCATTTTCTCCTACTTGTTTTCTATCACGGCAACAATTCAGGGATTTGTgttgtttgtgtattttataCTTTTAGATCCTGTAACGAGGAGCATGTGGACGGGATTTTTGGGAAGGTATTGTGGTATCAAAACTGAGAAGAACTCTAAAGATACCACAACTTCATTTTAA